In Streptomyces hawaiiensis, one genomic interval encodes:
- a CDS encoding TIGR04282 family arsenosugar biosynthesis glycosyltransferase, which produces MTTLLVIAKEPRPGRVKTRLTPPFTPGQAAELAEAALADTLHAVAATPATRRVLVLDGAPGPWLPPGFDVVAQCAGGLDERLAEAFARCSGPALLVGMDTPQVTPELLTVDFAGCDAWFGPAEDGGFWALGLACPDPALLRGVPMSTPVTGAVQRERLVAAGLRVRDLPPLRDVDTAADAHAVAALAPRGRFAARLARCTAAGGPVTGPVSRPVGPR; this is translated from the coding sequence TTGACCACGCTCCTCGTCATCGCCAAGGAGCCGCGACCGGGGCGGGTGAAGACGCGGCTCACGCCGCCTTTCACGCCCGGGCAGGCAGCCGAACTGGCCGAAGCCGCCCTCGCGGACACGCTGCACGCCGTGGCCGCCACACCCGCCACCCGGCGCGTCCTCGTGCTCGACGGTGCCCCCGGTCCCTGGCTGCCGCCCGGTTTCGACGTCGTGGCGCAGTGCGCGGGCGGTCTGGACGAGCGGCTGGCGGAGGCCTTCGCACGCTGCTCGGGCCCCGCCCTGCTCGTCGGCATGGACACCCCGCAGGTGACCCCGGAGCTGCTCACCGTGGACTTCGCCGGCTGCGACGCCTGGTTCGGCCCGGCGGAGGACGGCGGTTTCTGGGCCCTGGGCCTGGCGTGTCCGGACCCCGCCCTGCTGCGGGGTGTGCCCATGTCGACGCCGGTGACGGGAGCCGTTCAGCGGGAGCGGCTGGTCGCCGCGGGCCTGCGCGTACGCGACCTGCCGCCGCTGCGGGACGTCGACACCGCCGCCGACGCGCACGCCGTCGCCGCGCTGGCACCGCGGGGGCGCTTCGCGGCCCGGCTGGCCCGCTGCACGGCGGCCGGGGGGCCTGTCACCGGGCCGGTCTCGCGCCCGGTCGGTCCCCGATGA
- a CDS encoding class I SAM-dependent methyltransferase: MSAPPATALAWAAADPYDAALRAGRGPLFLRRADGWLLPLEVERWCARADPVDRDVLDRCEGAVLDVGCGPGRLVAELAARGRPALGIDVSEAAVEHTLRLGGQALRRSVFEPLPGEGRWDTVLLMDGNIGIGGDPRALLERVAELLRPGGLLIAETAPADVDERVRVHITDAHATTGDPFPWARLGTRALLHNARGWEPAGQWTAGGRRFAALRSRTTNSSAEPAKRAAVISSQRARNTSAGRPVADR; this comes from the coding sequence ATGAGCGCCCCACCCGCCACCGCCCTTGCCTGGGCCGCCGCCGACCCCTACGACGCCGCCCTGCGCGCCGGCCGCGGCCCGCTGTTCCTGCGGCGCGCCGACGGCTGGCTGCTGCCGCTGGAGGTGGAGCGCTGGTGCGCCCGGGCCGACCCGGTCGACCGGGACGTCCTGGACCGCTGTGAGGGGGCCGTGCTGGACGTGGGGTGCGGGCCGGGGCGGCTGGTCGCGGAGCTCGCCGCCCGGGGGCGGCCCGCCCTCGGGATCGACGTCAGCGAGGCCGCGGTGGAGCACACCCTGCGGCTCGGGGGTCAGGCGCTGCGGCGGTCGGTCTTCGAGCCGCTGCCGGGCGAGGGCCGCTGGGACACCGTCCTGCTCATGGACGGCAACATCGGCATCGGGGGTGATCCGCGCGCCCTGCTGGAGCGGGTCGCCGAACTCCTGCGGCCGGGCGGTCTGCTGATCGCCGAGACCGCGCCCGCGGACGTCGACGAACGCGTGCGCGTCCACATCACCGACGCCCACGCCACCACCGGCGATCCCTTCCCCTGGGCGCGGCTCGGCACCCGCGCGCTGCTCCACAACGCGCGGGGCTGGGAGCCGGCCGGTCAGTGGACGGCCGGCGGACGGCGCTTCGCCGCCCTGCGCAGCCGCACCACCAACAGCAGCGCCGAGCCTGCGAAGAGGGCCGCGGTGATCAGCAGCCAGCGCGCCAGGAACACGTCGGCGGGCAGGCCGGTGGCGGACCGGTAG
- the kdpB gene encoding potassium-transporting ATPase subunit KdpB, whose translation MTTRTEPHEDSMSTPALVPRPDTPTRHKAPETRVGAGLFDPRQLIRSLPDAFRKLDPRVMVTSPVMFVVWVGSVLTTVFSFEDPGDWFGWAISAWLWLTVIFANLAEAVAEGRGKAQADTLRKAKTDSVARKVDGTLVPGTELRIGDLVVCEAGDVIPGDGDVVEGVASVDESAITGESAPVIRESGGDRSAVTGGTKVLSDRIVVRITTKPGETFIDRMIGLVEGAARQKTPNEIALNILLASLTIVFLLACATLPSLADYAGTRLTMVVLVALLVCLIPTTIGALLSAIGIAGMDRLVQRNVLAMSGRAVEAAGDVSTLLLDKTGTITLGNRQAAGFVPVHGVSEAELADAAQLSSLADQTPEGRSVVVLATEKHGLREREPVGAEWIAFTAQTRMSGVDAGGRKVRKGATASVVAWVEGRGGTVAEDAEGLAARISEAGGTPLLVAVEDAEGARVLGVVHLKDVVKDGMRERFGELRRMGIRTVMITGDNPLTARAIAEEAGVDDFLAEATPEDKMALIKREQAGGKLVAMTGDGTNDAPALAQADVGVAMNTGTSAAKEAGNMVDLDSDPTKLIEIVEIGKQLLITRGALTTFSIANDVAKYFAIIPALFAAVHPGLDKLNIMGLSSPDSAILSAVVFNALIIVALVPLSLKGVRYRPLSADKLLRRNLTVYGLGGLIAPFLGIKLIDLIVSLIPGIG comes from the coding sequence ATGACCACCCGCACCGAACCCCACGAGGACTCCATGTCCACTCCCGCCCTGGTGCCCCGCCCGGACACGCCGACGCGGCACAAGGCCCCCGAGACCCGCGTCGGAGCGGGCCTGTTCGACCCCCGGCAGCTGATCAGGTCCCTGCCGGACGCCTTCCGCAAGCTCGACCCGCGGGTGATGGTCACCTCGCCCGTGATGTTCGTGGTGTGGGTCGGCTCGGTCCTGACGACCGTGTTCTCCTTCGAAGACCCGGGCGACTGGTTCGGCTGGGCGATCAGCGCCTGGCTGTGGCTGACCGTGATCTTCGCCAACCTGGCGGAGGCGGTCGCCGAGGGCCGCGGCAAGGCCCAGGCCGACACCCTGCGCAAGGCCAAGACGGACAGCGTGGCCCGCAAGGTGGACGGCACGCTCGTCCCCGGTACCGAGCTGAGAATCGGCGACCTGGTCGTCTGCGAGGCGGGCGACGTCATCCCCGGCGACGGGGACGTCGTCGAGGGGGTGGCGTCCGTCGACGAGTCGGCCATCACCGGCGAGTCGGCCCCGGTCATCCGCGAGTCCGGCGGCGACCGTTCGGCCGTCACCGGCGGTACGAAGGTGCTGTCCGACCGGATCGTCGTCCGCATCACGACCAAGCCGGGCGAGACCTTCATCGACCGGATGATCGGCCTCGTCGAGGGCGCCGCACGGCAGAAGACCCCCAACGAGATCGCGCTGAACATCCTGCTCGCCTCGCTGACGATCGTCTTCCTGCTCGCCTGCGCCACCCTGCCGTCCCTCGCCGACTACGCCGGCACGCGGCTGACGATGGTCGTGCTGGTGGCGCTCCTGGTGTGCCTGATACCGACGACCATCGGCGCGCTGCTGTCGGCGATCGGCATCGCGGGCATGGACCGGCTGGTGCAGCGCAACGTGCTGGCCATGTCCGGGCGGGCGGTCGAGGCGGCGGGCGACGTGTCGACGCTGCTGCTCGACAAGACCGGCACCATCACCCTCGGCAACCGGCAGGCCGCCGGGTTCGTTCCGGTGCACGGCGTGAGCGAGGCCGAACTCGCCGACGCGGCCCAGCTGTCGTCGCTGGCCGACCAGACGCCCGAGGGCCGTTCCGTCGTCGTCCTGGCCACGGAGAAGCACGGGCTGCGCGAGCGCGAGCCCGTCGGCGCCGAATGGATCGCCTTCACCGCGCAGACCCGGATGTCCGGTGTCGACGCCGGCGGCCGCAAGGTCCGCAAGGGCGCCACGGCGTCGGTCGTCGCCTGGGTCGAGGGGCGGGGCGGCACCGTCGCCGAGGACGCCGAGGGGCTCGCCGCCCGGATCTCCGAGGCGGGCGGCACCCCGCTGCTGGTCGCCGTCGAGGACGCGGAGGGCGCTCGGGTGCTCGGCGTCGTCCACCTCAAGGACGTCGTCAAGGACGGCATGCGGGAGCGGTTCGGGGAACTGCGCCGCATGGGCATCAGGACCGTCATGATCACCGGCGACAACCCGCTGACGGCCAGGGCCATCGCCGAGGAGGCCGGTGTCGACGACTTCCTCGCCGAGGCCACGCCCGAGGACAAGATGGCCCTCATCAAGCGCGAGCAGGCGGGCGGCAAACTCGTCGCGATGACCGGCGACGGCACCAACGACGCCCCGGCACTGGCCCAGGCGGACGTCGGCGTGGCCATGAACACCGGCACGTCGGCCGCGAAGGAGGCCGGCAACATGGTCGACCTCGACTCCGACCCCACCAAACTCATCGAGATCGTCGAGATCGGCAAGCAACTCCTCATCACCCGGGGCGCGTTGACGACGTTCTCCATCGCCAACGACGTCGCCAAGTACTTCGCGATCATCCCGGCGCTGTTCGCGGCGGTCCACCCGGGCCTGGACAAACTCAACATCATGGGCCTGTCCTCGCCCGACTCCGCGATCCTGTCGGCCGTCGTCTTCAACGCGCTGATCATCGTCGCCCTGGTGCCGCTGTCCCTGAAGGGCGTGCGCTACCGGCCGCTCAGCGCAGACAAGCTGCTCCGCCGCAACCTCACGGTCTACGGCCTCGGCGGCCTGATCGCCCCCTTCCTCGGCATCAAGCTCATCGACCTGATCGTCTCGCTCATCCCCGGGATCGGCTGA
- a CDS encoding glycosyltransferase family 2 protein yields MTTTPSDVDVVLPCLNEAEALPWVLERIPPGWRALVVDNGSTDGSAQVARAWGATVLHEPRRGFGAACHAGLTAATADVVCFCDCDASLDPALLAPFVREVREGTADLVLGRRRPQGRGAWPPHARAGNLALARMLRRRTGLRLHDLGPLRAARREPLLALGLSDRRSGYPLQMVVRAADAGWRIAEHDVPYLPRTGASKVTGTWRGTWQAVRDMSRVLAETPAHEGGTLR; encoded by the coding sequence GTGACGACGACACCTTCGGACGTCGACGTGGTGCTGCCCTGCCTGAACGAGGCCGAGGCCCTTCCCTGGGTGCTCGAACGGATTCCGCCGGGCTGGCGCGCACTCGTCGTCGACAACGGTTCCACGGATGGCTCGGCTCAAGTCGCCCGCGCGTGGGGCGCGACCGTGCTGCACGAGCCACGGCGGGGCTTCGGCGCGGCCTGCCACGCGGGGCTGACGGCCGCCACCGCCGACGTGGTGTGCTTCTGCGACTGCGACGCCTCCCTCGACCCTGCGCTCCTGGCCCCCTTCGTGCGCGAGGTGCGCGAGGGCACGGCCGACCTGGTGCTCGGGCGGCGGCGTCCGCAGGGGCGCGGCGCGTGGCCGCCGCATGCCCGGGCCGGCAATCTCGCGCTCGCGCGGATGCTGCGCCGCCGCACCGGGCTGCGCCTGCACGACCTCGGTCCACTGCGGGCCGCCCGCCGGGAGCCGCTGCTCGCCCTCGGCCTCAGCGACCGGCGCAGCGGCTACCCGCTCCAGATGGTCGTCCGTGCGGCCGACGCCGGGTGGCGGATCGCCGAGCACGACGTGCCGTATCTGCCGCGCACCGGAGCCTCGAAGGTGACGGGCACCTGGCGCGGTACCTGGCAGGCCGTCCGGGACATGAGCCGCGTGCTGGCCGAAACGCCCGCGCATGAAGGGGGAACCCTCCGTTGA
- a CDS encoding ATP-binding protein yields MVIPLMKQAADGPGADEQATLRCGAVWADGAACAVEARRALHAFLAHVPCTGRTPVPAPLAIDAELVVSEMVTNAIRHAPGPCGMILQLSGDGLAITVWDTSTEQPVVRKRDGQRFGGHGMHVVHAVSSEVSVASLGHGKQITARLRPAPDDDHGATVTAVPAA; encoded by the coding sequence ATGGTCATCCCGCTTATGAAGCAGGCGGCAGATGGGCCGGGCGCGGACGAGCAGGCCACCCTGCGCTGCGGCGCGGTCTGGGCCGACGGCGCGGCGTGCGCCGTCGAGGCGCGCCGGGCGCTGCACGCGTTCCTGGCGCACGTACCGTGTACCGGCCGCACACCCGTGCCGGCCCCGCTGGCGATCGACGCCGAACTGGTCGTCAGCGAAATGGTCACCAACGCGATCCGGCACGCTCCCGGCCCCTGCGGGATGATCCTTCAGCTGTCCGGCGACGGACTGGCCATCACCGTGTGGGACACCTCCACCGAACAGCCGGTGGTCAGGAAGCGCGACGGGCAGCGCTTCGGCGGCCACGGCATGCACGTCGTGCACGCGGTCAGCAGCGAGGTCTCCGTCGCGTCCCTCGGCCACGGGAAGCAGATCACCGCCCGTCTGCGCCCCGCCCCGGACGACGACCACGGCGCGACGGTCACGGCCGTTCCCGCCGCTTGA
- a CDS encoding response regulator transcription factor, with protein sequence MQQQPYEPLRTVGGPPRILVVDDDPTVAEVVAGYLDRAGYAVDRADDGPTALARAAERRPDLVVLDLMLPGMDGLEVCRRIRAQGPVPVIMLTARGDEDDRILGLEVGADDYVTKPFSPRELVLRVESVLRRSRPATTGDRLGAAGLTVEPTARRATKNGTELALTLREFDLLSFFLRHPGRAFGREDLMREVWGWDFGDLSTVTVHVRRLRGKVEDDPARPRLIQTVWGVGYRFEPGEGDD encoded by the coding sequence ATGCAGCAGCAGCCGTACGAGCCCCTCAGGACCGTGGGCGGGCCCCCCAGGATCCTGGTCGTCGACGACGATCCGACCGTCGCCGAGGTCGTCGCCGGGTATCTGGACCGCGCCGGGTACGCCGTCGACCGTGCCGACGACGGGCCGACCGCCCTCGCCCGCGCCGCCGAGCGCCGGCCGGACCTGGTCGTGCTCGACCTGATGCTGCCCGGCATGGACGGCCTGGAGGTGTGCCGGCGGATCCGCGCCCAGGGCCCCGTGCCCGTCATCATGCTCACCGCCCGCGGCGACGAGGACGACCGCATCCTGGGCCTGGAGGTCGGCGCCGACGACTACGTCACCAAGCCCTTCAGCCCCCGCGAACTCGTCCTGCGCGTCGAGTCGGTGCTGCGCCGCAGCCGCCCCGCCACCACGGGGGACCGGCTGGGAGCGGCCGGTCTGACCGTCGAACCGACGGCCCGCCGGGCCACCAAGAACGGCACCGAACTCGCCCTCACCCTGAGGGAGTTCGACCTGCTCTCCTTCTTCCTGCGGCACCCGGGGCGGGCGTTCGGCCGCGAGGACCTGATGCGGGAGGTGTGGGGATGGGACTTCGGTGACCTGTCGACCGTCACGGTCCACGTCCGCCGCCTGCGCGGCAAGGTCGAGGACGACCCGGCCCGGCCCCGCCTGATCCAGACCGTCTGGGGCGTGGGCTACCGCTTCGAGCCCGGTGAAGGGGACGACTGA
- a CDS encoding sensor histidine kinase yields the protein MRDNLLIALYAFAGAGVSGLAGAGVLRLIRRRSLTVSLAVVAAVGVVAMLAGTLAVAWAMFLSPHDLTVVTTVVAMAAVVSLATALLLGRWVVARSRELAVAARSFGDGGGFAAPDGPATAELAAVSRELAATSARLAESRERERALEASRRELVAWISHDLRTPLAGLRAMSEALEDGVAADPNRYLRQMRTEVERLNDMVGDLFELSRIHAGALALTPTRISLYDLVGDALAGVDPLAREYGVRLVGGRIEPVPVEVDGKEMSRVLGNLLVNAIRRTPADGTVAIAAERSPEGVVLSVTDGCGGIPEEDLPRVFDTGWRGTHARTPPAGAGLGLAIVRGIVEAHQGRAGVRNIPGGCRFEVVLPAAAS from the coding sequence GTGCGCGACAACCTCCTGATCGCCCTGTACGCCTTCGCCGGTGCCGGCGTGTCGGGGCTGGCCGGAGCGGGTGTACTGCGCCTGATCCGGCGCCGTTCGCTGACCGTCTCGCTCGCGGTGGTGGCGGCGGTCGGCGTCGTCGCGATGCTCGCGGGCACGCTCGCCGTCGCCTGGGCGATGTTCCTGTCGCCGCACGACCTGACCGTCGTGACCACCGTCGTCGCCATGGCGGCCGTGGTCTCCCTTGCCACCGCCCTGCTGCTGGGCCGCTGGGTCGTCGCCCGCAGCCGTGAACTCGCCGTGGCCGCGCGCTCCTTCGGCGACGGCGGGGGCTTCGCCGCACCCGACGGGCCGGCCACCGCCGAACTCGCCGCGGTGAGCCGCGAGCTGGCGGCCACCAGCGCCAGACTGGCCGAGTCCCGGGAGCGGGAACGCGCCCTGGAGGCCTCCCGCCGTGAACTCGTCGCCTGGATCTCGCACGACCTGCGGACCCCGCTGGCCGGTCTGCGCGCCATGTCCGAGGCCCTGGAGGACGGCGTCGCCGCCGACCCGAACCGCTATCTCAGGCAGATGCGGACCGAGGTCGAACGCCTCAACGACATGGTCGGCGACCTCTTCGAGCTCTCCCGCATCCATGCCGGGGCCCTGGCCCTGACGCCCACCCGGATCTCCCTGTACGACCTGGTCGGCGACGCCCTCGCCGGCGTCGACCCCCTCGCCCGCGAGTACGGGGTGCGGCTGGTGGGCGGCCGTATCGAGCCGGTCCCGGTGGAGGTGGACGGCAAGGAGATGAGCCGGGTGCTGGGCAACCTGCTGGTCAACGCGATCCGCCGGACCCCGGCCGACGGCACGGTCGCGATCGCAGCCGAGCGTTCCCCCGAGGGCGTCGTCCTGTCGGTGACGGACGGCTGCGGCGGCATCCCCGAGGAGGATCTCCCGCGCGTCTTCGACACCGGCTGGCGCGGCACGCACGCCCGGACGCCCCCGGCGGGGGCGGGCCTGGGCCTCGCCATCGTGCGCGGCATCGTGGAGGCCCACCAGGGCCGGGCCGGCGTACGCAACATCCCCGGGGGCTGCCGCTTCGAGGTGGTACTGCCCGCCGCCGCTTCATGA
- a CDS encoding potassium-transporting ATPase subunit C, with protein sequence MNNSVRNTARLLGAGLRALLVLTLVTGVLYPLVITGVAQGLFPGKANGSEVGADGRVVGSSLIGQQGYSPDYFQPRPANGLGENFVNTRYKLILSGATNLSADNEKLVKSVLAAKAKVVKDNSTADYEVNPADVPADAVTSSGSGLDPDISPRYAGLQVHRVAERNHLSVARVQRLVDLHTEGRTLGFMGEPRVNVLALNIALKDLVAKN encoded by the coding sequence ATGAACAACTCCGTCAGGAACACCGCCCGGCTGCTCGGGGCGGGCCTGCGTGCCCTGCTCGTGCTGACCCTGGTGACGGGCGTCCTCTACCCACTGGTCATCACCGGCGTCGCCCAGGGGCTGTTCCCCGGCAAGGCGAACGGCTCCGAGGTCGGGGCGGACGGCAGGGTCGTCGGCTCGTCCCTGATCGGGCAACAGGGGTACAGCCCGGACTACTTCCAACCGCGCCCCGCGAACGGCCTGGGCGAGAACTTCGTCAACACGCGGTACAAGCTGATCCTGTCCGGCGCCACCAACCTCTCCGCCGACAACGAGAAGCTGGTCAAATCGGTGCTCGCGGCCAAGGCCAAGGTGGTGAAGGACAACTCGACCGCCGACTACGAGGTGAACCCCGCCGACGTCCCCGCCGACGCCGTCACCTCCTCCGGCTCCGGCCTCGACCCCGACATCTCCCCGCGGTACGCCGGCCTCCAGGTCCACCGGGTCGCCGAACGCAATCACCTCTCCGTCGCCCGGGTCCAACGGCTCGTCGACCTGCACACCGAGGGCCGCACCCTGGGCTTCATGGGCGAACCCCGCGTGAACGTCCTCGCGCTCAACATCGCGCTCAAGGACCTCGTGGCGAAGAACTGA
- the kdpA gene encoding potassium-transporting ATPase subunit KdpA → MGPVLAGVLQLLALTAALALAYVPAGTYMARVYSSKQHLRAERWIYRAIGADPDTEMTWTAYLRGVLAFSVVGVLFLYLLMRLQGVLPGSLGFASLDPAQSFNTAVSFVTNTDWQSYYGEQTMGHVVQTAGLAVQNFLSAAVGMAVAVALVRGFARARTGDLGNFWCDLVRGTVRILVPAAAVAAVVLVACGVIQNFSGIHEVGQFMGGSQQWNGGAVASQEAIKELGTNGGGYFNANSAHPFENPTPFTNLFEIFLILVIPFSLTRTFGVLVGDVRQGLAILATMFTIWLGFVALMMWTEFAHHGPAPQAAGGAMEGKEVRFGVGASSIFAVSTTLTSTGAVDSFHSSFTGLGGGLAMLSMMLGEIAPGGTGSGLYGMLILAVIAVFIAGLMVGRTPEYLGKKIGAREMKLAACYLLITPALVLVFTAASMALPTLPHSMLNPGAHGFSEVLYAFTSAANNNGSAFAGLNANTDWFNTMTALAMLLGRFLPMVFVLALAGSLAGQRPVPVTAGTLRTEKPLFTGLLVGAVLIITGLTYFPALALGPLAEGLAS, encoded by the coding sequence ATGGGCCCCGTCCTCGCCGGCGTCCTCCAGCTGCTCGCCCTCACCGCGGCACTGGCGCTCGCGTACGTCCCCGCCGGCACCTACATGGCCCGGGTGTACTCGTCGAAGCAGCACCTGCGGGCGGAGAGGTGGATCTACCGGGCCATCGGCGCCGACCCCGACACCGAGATGACCTGGACCGCGTATCTGCGCGGTGTCCTCGCCTTCTCGGTCGTCGGCGTGCTGTTCCTCTATCTGCTCATGCGGCTCCAGGGCGTCCTGCCCGGCTCGCTCGGCTTCGCGTCGCTCGACCCGGCGCAGTCGTTCAACACAGCCGTGTCGTTCGTGACCAACACCGACTGGCAGTCGTACTACGGCGAGCAGACCATGGGGCACGTCGTGCAGACGGCCGGGCTCGCCGTGCAGAACTTCCTCTCCGCGGCCGTCGGCATGGCCGTCGCGGTGGCCCTCGTCCGGGGCTTCGCCCGCGCTCGCACCGGCGACCTCGGGAACTTCTGGTGCGACCTGGTGCGCGGCACCGTGCGGATCCTGGTGCCGGCCGCGGCGGTCGCCGCCGTCGTGCTGGTCGCCTGTGGGGTGATCCAGAACTTCTCCGGGATCCATGAGGTCGGTCAGTTCATGGGCGGCTCCCAGCAGTGGAACGGCGGCGCGGTCGCCTCGCAGGAGGCCATCAAGGAGCTGGGCACCAACGGCGGCGGCTACTTCAACGCCAATTCCGCCCACCCCTTCGAGAACCCGACGCCTTTCACCAACCTCTTCGAGATCTTCCTGATCCTGGTCATCCCGTTCTCACTGACCCGCACGTTCGGCGTGCTGGTCGGCGACGTGAGGCAGGGCCTCGCGATCCTCGCCACGATGTTCACGATCTGGCTGGGTTTCGTGGCCCTGATGATGTGGACGGAGTTCGCCCACCACGGCCCGGCCCCGCAGGCCGCGGGCGGGGCGATGGAGGGCAAGGAGGTCCGTTTCGGCGTCGGGGCGTCCTCGATCTTCGCGGTGTCGACGACCCTCACCTCGACCGGCGCCGTCGACTCCTTCCACTCCTCCTTCACGGGCCTCGGCGGCGGCCTCGCCATGCTCTCGATGATGCTGGGCGAGATCGCCCCCGGCGGCACCGGCTCCGGCCTCTACGGCATGCTGATACTGGCGGTCATCGCGGTGTTCATCGCCGGTCTCATGGTCGGCCGCACACCCGAGTATCTGGGCAAGAAGATCGGCGCCCGGGAGATGAAGCTCGCCGCCTGCTACCTCCTGATCACCCCGGCCCTGGTACTGGTCTTCACCGCGGCGTCCATGGCTCTGCCGACCCTGCCCCACTCGATGCTGAACCCGGGCGCGCACGGCTTCTCCGAGGTCCTCTACGCCTTCACCTCCGCCGCCAACAACAACGGCTCGGCCTTCGCCGGCCTGAACGCGAACACCGACTGGTTCAACACCATGACCGCACTCGCGATGCTGCTCGGCCGCTTCCTGCCCATGGTCTTCGTCCTGGCCCTGGCCGGCTCGCTCGCCGGGCAGCGGCCGGTCCCGGTCACCGCGGGCACCCTGCGCACCGAGAAGCCGCTCTTCACCGGCCTGCTGGTCGGCGCCGTGCTGATCATCACCGGTCTGACGTACTTCCCGGCCCTCGCGCTGGGCCCCCTCGCCGAGGGGCTGGCGTCATGA
- a CDS encoding molybdopterin-dependent oxidoreductase gives MRDDPRDPRLPTSPGFWRSPLRGPWFTSVLGLVLLGGITVLFVTGLLSYAAYNPDLSPVNDKTPDKGILGFYLFAWPTNPHWLYRLNQGVHVTLGIALIPVLLAKLWSVVPRLFTLPPARSLTHALERISLLLLVGGGLFEFVTGVLNVQLDYVFPGSFYPLHFYGAWVFFAAFVAHALLKTPTALRNLRRLREEKNDLVSPRPAEPTVSRRGALWFVGGGSLLLFATTVGQNFGGPLRRTALLAPHGGGEPGSGPNGFQINKTAAYAGIDTAQAAEDTWRLVVTGRTGTVRLSRAQLAGLPSYSASLPIACVEGWSTPDQWWRGVRLRDLAALVGYEDDPPDVFVESLQPRGAFRKAALRANQVADPRSLLALYVNGEELSPDHGYPARIIVPAAPGVLNTKWVARMTFGDL, from the coding sequence ATGCGAGACGACCCACGCGACCCGCGGCTCCCCACATCCCCCGGCTTCTGGCGCAGCCCACTGCGCGGCCCCTGGTTCACCTCGGTGCTGGGCCTCGTCCTGCTCGGCGGCATCACAGTGCTGTTCGTGACGGGACTCCTCTCGTACGCCGCCTACAACCCGGACCTGTCGCCGGTCAACGACAAGACCCCGGACAAGGGGATCCTCGGCTTCTACCTGTTCGCCTGGCCGACGAACCCGCACTGGCTGTACCGGCTCAACCAGGGCGTCCACGTCACCCTCGGCATCGCCCTGATCCCCGTCCTGCTGGCCAAGCTGTGGTCCGTCGTGCCGAGACTGTTCACCCTGCCCCCCGCCCGCTCGCTCACCCACGCGCTGGAGCGGATCTCGCTGCTCCTGCTCGTGGGCGGCGGGCTGTTCGAGTTCGTGACCGGCGTCCTCAACGTCCAGCTCGACTACGTCTTCCCGGGCTCGTTCTACCCCCTGCACTTCTACGGCGCCTGGGTGTTCTTCGCCGCCTTCGTGGCCCACGCGCTGCTGAAGACGCCCACGGCACTGCGCAACCTGCGGCGGCTGCGGGAGGAGAAGAACGACCTGGTGTCCCCGCGCCCCGCCGAGCCGACCGTCTCCCGGCGGGGCGCCCTGTGGTTCGTCGGGGGCGGCTCGCTGCTGCTGTTCGCCACGACCGTGGGGCAGAACTTCGGCGGCCCGCTGCGGCGCACCGCCCTCCTCGCCCCGCACGGCGGCGGCGAACCCGGCAGCGGCCCGAACGGCTTCCAGATCAACAAGACCGCCGCGTACGCCGGGATCGACACGGCGCAAGCGGCCGAAGACACGTGGCGGCTCGTCGTGACGGGGCGCACCGGCACGGTCCGCCTCAGCCGCGCCCAGCTCGCCGGCCTCCCCTCGTACAGCGCGTCGCTGCCCATCGCGTGCGTGGAGGGCTGGTCCACACCGGACCAGTGGTGGCGCGGGGTGCGACTGCGCGACCTCGCGGCCCTCGTCGGGTACGAGGACGACCCACCGGACGTGTTCGTCGAATCCCTCCAGCCCCGCGGCGCCTTCCGGAAGGCCGCCCTGCGCGCCAACCAGGTGGCCGACCCGCGTTCCCTGCTCGCCCTGTACGTCAACGGCGAGGAGCTGTCCCCCGACCACGGCTACCCGGCGCGGATCATCGTGCCCGCGGCGCCCGGTGTGCTGAACACCAAGTGGGTGGCCCGGATGACGTTCGGAGACCTGTGA